A single Xenopus laevis strain J_2021 chromosome 3S, Xenopus_laevis_v10.1, whole genome shotgun sequence DNA region contains:
- the mapk8ip2.S gene encoding C-Jun-amino-terminal kinase-interacting protein 2 isoform X1: MADRADMFSLSTFHSLSPPGCRPSQDISLEEFDDEDLSEITDDCGIGLNYDSDHCDKEGLGFGRCDPSRALCSFQEDFQEFEMIDEEEDEEEEEDEDELPVQENTKQLEAPPSSRPSALPLEDSLKNRPSTLGFTAPRSGFTAPRSQDTLNNNGGFISQRDSWPDPGRNETELDSQSEITQPEQESCQVPDSDNTITELEMKDDSYVPPSDHQSQSTYGGFGRGDSELRVSSPSGDQNNDLSPDRRASTRGHPSNSSNETTSPSSDPGIEADLTSRGRFLPSGHCSQDLSSPGSDSDVEGEIEAAFACEAGRLVGNMISSISETELDLTSESSSGRSSHLTNSIEEASTPTSDPELDHVLDGGREGLKEAILLDKEDEIDPGVEEVEEKYSSWNIDEEAPPQEESAKNTERSLESLRRSFYLPVGPKLISEPDANSEYDSDSESEADLSEDSDSPWLLSNLVNKMISEGSYPINCPDECFQRQTSPSCDTLSPASDLDPEAVEPELETEFSVSKDMSTELETTEQSIELVDMETLQNSLNHLEKEDSGPALYVMHDSCDTVTPIFEGLPPHLEKLSHTAKCRIQSPVHRSEQQLWNGREETMQEPAEGWDIDHDLDSGILVDNDLCDDLCQELDQNQTSLDISTAKTNRGFNLEYPGEKDNEIPYYRSLKNSPFENCVVEENFLEPPLTETRFIDDSLAYDSVKYTLVVDEHTQLELVSLQRCTSILSDGSDLLTTCNPCDLEEDDFGDEVDAQERESSSGDSSPEPNVPFSKKFLNVFVNSTSRSSSTDSFGLFSCIINGEEREQTHRAVFRFIPRHEDELELDIDDPLLVECEDGSWCRGYNMRTGERGIFPSFYAHEVVCPVKETVVLRGNSPWVQMFDAQFLGSVEVPNHQGNGILCAAMQKIATARKLTVHLRPPASCELEISSRGVKLILRGNDRPEDERCSHFFQMKNISFCGCHPRNSCYFGFITKHPMLNRFACHVFVSQDSMRRAAECLGRAFQEFYQENVEFSCPTEDIYLE; the protein is encoded by the exons GAAGGTCTGGGGTTTGGGCGCTGTGATCCATCTCGTGCTCTCTGCAGCTTCCAGGAAGATTTCCAGGAGTTTGAGATGATTGAtgaggaggaagatgaggaagaagaggaggatgaaGATGAACTTCCAGTACAAGAAAACACAAAGCAACTGGAAGCTCCACCATCCTCAAGGCCATCTGCTCTCCCGCTTGAGGACTCTTTGAAAAATAGACCAAGCACTTTGGGATTCACTGCTCCTCGATCGGGATTCACTGCTCCTCGATCTCAG GACACATTAAACAACAATGGTGGATTTATTTCTCAAAGAGACAGCTGGCCAGATCCTGGTAGAAACGAGACTG AGCTGGACTCCCAGTCCGAGATCACGCAGCCAGAGCAAGAGAGCTGCCAAGTTCCTGACAGTGACAACACAATAACAGAGCTGGAGATGAAAGATGACAGTTATGTGCCCCCCTCTGACCATCAGTCCCAGTCTACCTATGGAGGCTTTGGTAGAGGAGATTCAGAGCTGAGAGTATCCTCACCCTCTGGAGATCAGAATAATGATCTGAGTCCTGACAGGAGAGCAAGCACACGGGGTCATCCTTCCAATTCTTCCAATGAAACTACATCTCCTTCTTCAGATCCTGGAATTGAGGCTGATTTGACAAGTCGTGGGCGCTTCcttccctctgggcactgcagCCAGGATCTTAGCTCCCCAGGCTCTGATTCAGATGTAGAAGGGGAGATTGAAGCAGCCTTTGCATGTGAAGCTGGTAGGCTGGTAGGAAATATGATTTCCTCTATCTCAGAAACAGAGTTGGATCTGACCAGTGAGTCAAGCAGTGGACGATCTTCTCATCTCACTAACTCTATTGAAGAGGCTAGCACTCCCACCTCTGATCCTGAACTAGACCATGTGCTAGATGGTGGTCGTGAAGGTTTAAAAGAAGCCATCCTCTTGGACAAGGAAGATGAGATTGACCCAGGAGTGgaagaagtggaagaaaaatACAGTTCTTGGAATATAGATGAGGAAGCTCCACCCCAGGAAGAATCAGCAAAAAACACAGAACGCAGTCTGGAAAGTTTACGGCGCTCATTCTACTTGCCTGTTGGGCCAAAGCTGATTTCAGAACCAGATGCAAACAGTGAGTATGACTCAGACTCAGAATCAGAGGCTGATTTAAGTGAAGATTCAGATTCCCCCTGGCTGCTCAGCAACCttgtaaataaaatgatttccGAGGGCTCATATCCGATTAACTGCCCAGATGAATGTTTCCAGAGGCAGACCAGCCCTTCTTGCGACACACTTTCACCTGCCTCTGATTTGGACCCCGAGGCAGTTGAGCCAGAACTTGAAACCGAGTTTAGTGTCTCTAAAGATATGTCTACAGAGTTGGAGACAACAGAACAAAGCATAGAGTTAGTCGATATGGAAACCCTGCAGAATTCCCTAAACCACCTGGAAAAGGAAGACTCAGGCCCTGCATTGTATGTTATGCATGACTCCTGTGACACTGTCACTCCCATTTTTGAAGGACTACCACCTCACTTGGAGAAATTATCCCACACAGCTAAATGCAGAATACAATCTCCTGTACATAGATCTGAACAACAATTATGGAATGGAAGAGAAGAAACTATGCAGGAGCCAGCAGAAGGTTGGGATATTGATCATGATCTGGATTCTGGCATTCTTGTGGACAATGATCTTTGTGATGACCTTTGCCAAGAACTGGACCAAAACCAAACCAGCTTGGATATCTCCACAGCTAAAACCAACCGAGGCTTTAACTTGGAGTACCCTGGGGAGAAAGATAATGAGATTCCTTACTACAGAAGTTTAAAGAATTCTCCCTTTGAGAATTGTGTTGTGGAGGAAAATTTCTTGGAACCTCCTTTAACTGAAACACGTTTCATAGATGACTCGTTAGCTTATGACTCTGTAAAATACACATTAGTAGTGGATGAGCACACACAGCTGGAGCTTGTTAGTCTTCAAAGGTGTACATCCATATTAAGTGATGGCAGTGACCTCCTGACCACATGCAACCCCTGTGACTTAGAAGAAGATGATTTTGGTGATGAAGTTGATGCCCAAGAAAGAGAGTCTTCATCGGGAGATTCATCTCCAGAACCCAACGTGCCTTTTTCCAAGAAATTTCTCAATGTGTTTGTGAACAGCACATCGCGGTCATCCA GCACAGATTCCTTTGGTTTATTTTCCTGTATAATAAATGGTGAAGAACGAGAACAGACACACAGAGCTGTGTTCAG GTTCATCCCTCGTCATGAAGATGAGCTGGAACTTGATATAGATGATCCTTTGCTGGTAGAGTGTGAAGATGGATCGTGGTGTCGTGGATACAACATGAGAACAGGAGAACGAGGAATCTTCCCCTCATTTTATGCACATGAGGTTGTGTGTCCTGTGAAGGAGACTGTTG TGCTCAGAGGAAACTCGCCTTGGGTCCAGATGTTTGATGCTCAGTTTCTGGGATCTGTGGAGGTACCAAATCATCAAGGCAATGGCATCCTTTGTGCAGCCATGCAGAAG ATTGCAACTGCAAGGAAGCTAACAGTTCACCTAAGGCCCCCTGCCAGCTGTGAACTTGAAATCTCTTCTCGTGGGGTGAAACTTATCCTGAGAGGAAATGACCGGCCAGAG GATGAGCGCTGCAGTCACTTTTTCCAAATGAAGAATATTTCCTTCTGTGGGTGTCATCCCCGCAACAGCTG ttacttCGGCTTTATCACAAAACATCCTATGCTGAAtcgctttgcctgtcacgtcttTGTGTCCCAGGATTCCATGCGACGTGCGGCAGAGTGTTTGGG ACGTGCATTCCAAGAATTTTATCAAGAAAATGTGGAGTTCAGTTGTCCAACAGAAGATATTTATCTGGAGTAA
- the mapk8ip2.S gene encoding C-Jun-amino-terminal kinase-interacting protein 2 isoform X2 produces MADRADMFSLSTFHSLSPPGCRPSQDISLEEFDDEDLSEITDDCGIGLNYDSDHCDKEGLGFGRCDPSRALCSFQEDFQEFEMIDEEEDEEEEEDEDELPVQENTKQLEAPPSSRPSALPLEDSLKNRPSTLGFTAPRSQDTLNNNGGFISQRDSWPDPGRNETELDSQSEITQPEQESCQVPDSDNTITELEMKDDSYVPPSDHQSQSTYGGFGRGDSELRVSSPSGDQNNDLSPDRRASTRGHPSNSSNETTSPSSDPGIEADLTSRGRFLPSGHCSQDLSSPGSDSDVEGEIEAAFACEAGRLVGNMISSISETELDLTSESSSGRSSHLTNSIEEASTPTSDPELDHVLDGGREGLKEAILLDKEDEIDPGVEEVEEKYSSWNIDEEAPPQEESAKNTERSLESLRRSFYLPVGPKLISEPDANSEYDSDSESEADLSEDSDSPWLLSNLVNKMISEGSYPINCPDECFQRQTSPSCDTLSPASDLDPEAVEPELETEFSVSKDMSTELETTEQSIELVDMETLQNSLNHLEKEDSGPALYVMHDSCDTVTPIFEGLPPHLEKLSHTAKCRIQSPVHRSEQQLWNGREETMQEPAEGWDIDHDLDSGILVDNDLCDDLCQELDQNQTSLDISTAKTNRGFNLEYPGEKDNEIPYYRSLKNSPFENCVVEENFLEPPLTETRFIDDSLAYDSVKYTLVVDEHTQLELVSLQRCTSILSDGSDLLTTCNPCDLEEDDFGDEVDAQERESSSGDSSPEPNVPFSKKFLNVFVNSTSRSSSTDSFGLFSCIINGEEREQTHRAVFRFIPRHEDELELDIDDPLLVECEDGSWCRGYNMRTGERGIFPSFYAHEVVCPVKETVVLRGNSPWVQMFDAQFLGSVEVPNHQGNGILCAAMQKIATARKLTVHLRPPASCELEISSRGVKLILRGNDRPEDERCSHFFQMKNISFCGCHPRNSCYFGFITKHPMLNRFACHVFVSQDSMRRAAECLGRAFQEFYQENVEFSCPTEDIYLE; encoded by the exons GAAGGTCTGGGGTTTGGGCGCTGTGATCCATCTCGTGCTCTCTGCAGCTTCCAGGAAGATTTCCAGGAGTTTGAGATGATTGAtgaggaggaagatgaggaagaagaggaggatgaaGATGAACTTCCAGTACAAGAAAACACAAAGCAACTGGAAGCTCCACCATCCTCAAGGCCATCTGCTCTCCCGCTTGAGGACTCTTTGAAAAATAGACCAAGCACTTTGGGATTCACTGCTCCTCGATC TCAGGACACATTAAACAACAATGGTGGATTTATTTCTCAAAGAGACAGCTGGCCAGATCCTGGTAGAAACGAGACTG AGCTGGACTCCCAGTCCGAGATCACGCAGCCAGAGCAAGAGAGCTGCCAAGTTCCTGACAGTGACAACACAATAACAGAGCTGGAGATGAAAGATGACAGTTATGTGCCCCCCTCTGACCATCAGTCCCAGTCTACCTATGGAGGCTTTGGTAGAGGAGATTCAGAGCTGAGAGTATCCTCACCCTCTGGAGATCAGAATAATGATCTGAGTCCTGACAGGAGAGCAAGCACACGGGGTCATCCTTCCAATTCTTCCAATGAAACTACATCTCCTTCTTCAGATCCTGGAATTGAGGCTGATTTGACAAGTCGTGGGCGCTTCcttccctctgggcactgcagCCAGGATCTTAGCTCCCCAGGCTCTGATTCAGATGTAGAAGGGGAGATTGAAGCAGCCTTTGCATGTGAAGCTGGTAGGCTGGTAGGAAATATGATTTCCTCTATCTCAGAAACAGAGTTGGATCTGACCAGTGAGTCAAGCAGTGGACGATCTTCTCATCTCACTAACTCTATTGAAGAGGCTAGCACTCCCACCTCTGATCCTGAACTAGACCATGTGCTAGATGGTGGTCGTGAAGGTTTAAAAGAAGCCATCCTCTTGGACAAGGAAGATGAGATTGACCCAGGAGTGgaagaagtggaagaaaaatACAGTTCTTGGAATATAGATGAGGAAGCTCCACCCCAGGAAGAATCAGCAAAAAACACAGAACGCAGTCTGGAAAGTTTACGGCGCTCATTCTACTTGCCTGTTGGGCCAAAGCTGATTTCAGAACCAGATGCAAACAGTGAGTATGACTCAGACTCAGAATCAGAGGCTGATTTAAGTGAAGATTCAGATTCCCCCTGGCTGCTCAGCAACCttgtaaataaaatgatttccGAGGGCTCATATCCGATTAACTGCCCAGATGAATGTTTCCAGAGGCAGACCAGCCCTTCTTGCGACACACTTTCACCTGCCTCTGATTTGGACCCCGAGGCAGTTGAGCCAGAACTTGAAACCGAGTTTAGTGTCTCTAAAGATATGTCTACAGAGTTGGAGACAACAGAACAAAGCATAGAGTTAGTCGATATGGAAACCCTGCAGAATTCCCTAAACCACCTGGAAAAGGAAGACTCAGGCCCTGCATTGTATGTTATGCATGACTCCTGTGACACTGTCACTCCCATTTTTGAAGGACTACCACCTCACTTGGAGAAATTATCCCACACAGCTAAATGCAGAATACAATCTCCTGTACATAGATCTGAACAACAATTATGGAATGGAAGAGAAGAAACTATGCAGGAGCCAGCAGAAGGTTGGGATATTGATCATGATCTGGATTCTGGCATTCTTGTGGACAATGATCTTTGTGATGACCTTTGCCAAGAACTGGACCAAAACCAAACCAGCTTGGATATCTCCACAGCTAAAACCAACCGAGGCTTTAACTTGGAGTACCCTGGGGAGAAAGATAATGAGATTCCTTACTACAGAAGTTTAAAGAATTCTCCCTTTGAGAATTGTGTTGTGGAGGAAAATTTCTTGGAACCTCCTTTAACTGAAACACGTTTCATAGATGACTCGTTAGCTTATGACTCTGTAAAATACACATTAGTAGTGGATGAGCACACACAGCTGGAGCTTGTTAGTCTTCAAAGGTGTACATCCATATTAAGTGATGGCAGTGACCTCCTGACCACATGCAACCCCTGTGACTTAGAAGAAGATGATTTTGGTGATGAAGTTGATGCCCAAGAAAGAGAGTCTTCATCGGGAGATTCATCTCCAGAACCCAACGTGCCTTTTTCCAAGAAATTTCTCAATGTGTTTGTGAACAGCACATCGCGGTCATCCA GCACAGATTCCTTTGGTTTATTTTCCTGTATAATAAATGGTGAAGAACGAGAACAGACACACAGAGCTGTGTTCAG GTTCATCCCTCGTCATGAAGATGAGCTGGAACTTGATATAGATGATCCTTTGCTGGTAGAGTGTGAAGATGGATCGTGGTGTCGTGGATACAACATGAGAACAGGAGAACGAGGAATCTTCCCCTCATTTTATGCACATGAGGTTGTGTGTCCTGTGAAGGAGACTGTTG TGCTCAGAGGAAACTCGCCTTGGGTCCAGATGTTTGATGCTCAGTTTCTGGGATCTGTGGAGGTACCAAATCATCAAGGCAATGGCATCCTTTGTGCAGCCATGCAGAAG ATTGCAACTGCAAGGAAGCTAACAGTTCACCTAAGGCCCCCTGCCAGCTGTGAACTTGAAATCTCTTCTCGTGGGGTGAAACTTATCCTGAGAGGAAATGACCGGCCAGAG GATGAGCGCTGCAGTCACTTTTTCCAAATGAAGAATATTTCCTTCTGTGGGTGTCATCCCCGCAACAGCTG ttacttCGGCTTTATCACAAAACATCCTATGCTGAAtcgctttgcctgtcacgtcttTGTGTCCCAGGATTCCATGCGACGTGCGGCAGAGTGTTTGGG ACGTGCATTCCAAGAATTTTATCAAGAAAATGTGGAGTTCAGTTGTCCAACAGAAGATATTTATCTGGAGTAA